One genomic region from Gossypium hirsutum isolate 1008001.06 chromosome D13, Gossypium_hirsutum_v2.1, whole genome shotgun sequence encodes:
- the LOC107918464 gene encoding protein NDR1 has translation MSASRNQGGCGCCGGIFSLGMSALFMWLWIHTSNPKCSIQTLSLPSLSSASNLTADPTFSLTLRLVNPNQLKGIKYDPLNVTVYDFPNKSNVIGNILMPGFYQGYRKKATKPGQGTANTTVALRAVSENGTGVFRVDMATAVKFKTLYGYSKRHQIRIGADVVVNASGVKVDRKGIRLRSMAPKMGNSCVVLLGALFNFLLFAFA, from the coding sequence ATGTCGGCTTCCCGTAACCAAGGAGGCTGTGGATGTTGTGGCGGCATTTTTAGTTTGGGGATGTCGGCACTTTTCATGTGGCTATGGATACATACTTCAAACCCCAAATGTTCCATTCAAACTCTATCCTTGCCTTCCCTTAGCAGCGCCTCGAACCTCACAGCTGACCCTACCTTTAGCCTCACGCTAAGGTTAGTCAACCCCAACCAGCTCAAAGGGATCAAGTATGATCCTTTGAACGTCACGGTTTATGACTTTCCAAACAAAAGTAATGTCATAGGTAACATTTTGATGCCAGGGTTTTACCAGGGTTACAGAAAGAAGGCTACAAAGCCTGGTCAAGGCACCGCTAACACCACGGTGGCTTTACGAGCGGTGTCGGAGAACGGAACAGGAGTTTTCCGGGTTGATATGGCGACGGCGGTGAAGTTTAAGACCTTGTATGGTTATTCGAAGAGGCATCAGATTAGGATTGGAGCAGATGTGGTGGTCAACGCTAGTGGTGTTAAGGTCGATCGTAAAGGGATCAGGCTTAGATCTATGGCACCCAAGATGGGAAATTCTTGTGTGGTGCTGCTTGGAGCTTTGTTCAATTTCTTGCTCTTCGCTTTTGCTTGA